A part of Roseitalea porphyridii genomic DNA contains:
- a CDS encoding DUF1850 domain-containing protein has protein sequence MISTTRIRRGLPMLAAAMLTSPVLGAASEKADCRWQLELFDPRSDTVVGMVPLAVGEPGFRLAYTHSVFGTDVVSRYRIRGGQIVQIGEVFTDPGYGMASSTVDGEGRLTHDDGRLHLELDRPIPALTVRVQKSQNNRIEGAMSVDLGEAVGDGPIGIRPVQTCRG, from the coding sequence GTGATCTCGACGACGCGCATCCGCCGCGGCTTGCCGATGCTTGCCGCGGCCATGCTGACCTCCCCGGTCCTGGGCGCGGCGTCCGAAAAGGCCGATTGCCGGTGGCAACTCGAACTTTTCGACCCGCGCTCGGACACGGTGGTCGGCATGGTGCCTCTCGCGGTTGGCGAACCGGGTTTCCGGCTTGCCTACACGCACTCGGTGTTCGGCACCGACGTTGTCAGCCGGTACCGGATTCGGGGCGGCCAGATCGTGCAGATCGGCGAGGTCTTCACCGATCCCGGATACGGCATGGCCAGTTCAACGGTTGACGGTGAAGGCCGACTGACGCACGACGACGGGCGCCTGCATCTCGAACTTGATCGGCCGATCCCGGCGCTCACGGTTCGCGTGCAGAAGTCCCAGAACAACCGGATCGAAGGCGCCATGAGCGTCGACCTTGGCGAAGCGGTCGGCGACGGGCCGATCGGCATACGGCCGGTTCAGACCTGCCGAGGCTGA
- a CDS encoding dihydroorotase: MFDLVVRGDVVTTQGVRRGHYLSVLNGEVVGVTASDPGSSRERVDADGAYIFPGAVDAQVHSRSQKGSEGLAACTRAAAAGGVTTIVEMPYDEGLLVCSADAVRSKADDAERQSHVDVAIYGTIHPDEGTVRIQEQIEAGVCGFKFSTFGTDPVRFPRIPPWLMRDAFAAIAPSGLAAGVHNENHETVMHDLEMVKKAGLTDHTAHGKSHTDFAEALAMAEIYEIGAYTGCRAHVVHCSIGRGIEICEGYRRQGFDASVEVCIHYFVFSEDEDGARLGGKAKINPPIRPASEREALWRHLAAGNIDLVSTDHVAWSLDRKNDPDMLKNASGGPSIEVMVPLLVKGCLERGVDLSMAARVLSGNPARHFRLQPRKGALWAGAEADFSIIDPTEAPWTVEASQTVSDWSLYDGMSLPQVRATYVRGQKVWDGKDVVSAEGFGGFVKPFGRA, translated from the coding sequence ATGTTCGATCTTGTGGTGCGCGGTGACGTGGTGACGACGCAAGGGGTCCGGCGGGGACATTATCTGAGCGTCCTCAACGGCGAGGTCGTCGGTGTCACCGCCAGTGACCCGGGTTCGTCTCGGGAGCGGGTCGATGCCGATGGGGCCTATATCTTCCCCGGCGCCGTCGACGCGCAGGTGCATTCGCGCTCGCAAAAGGGCAGCGAAGGGCTCGCCGCGTGCACGCGTGCCGCGGCGGCGGGTGGCGTGACGACCATCGTCGAGATGCCCTATGACGAGGGTCTGCTCGTCTGCAGCGCTGATGCGGTCCGGTCCAAGGCCGATGATGCCGAACGACAGTCACATGTCGATGTGGCCATCTACGGCACCATTCATCCCGACGAAGGCACGGTGCGCATCCAGGAGCAGATCGAGGCAGGGGTCTGCGGCTTCAAGTTCTCGACCTTCGGAACCGATCCCGTCCGCTTTCCGCGCATCCCGCCGTGGCTGATGCGCGATGCGTTCGCCGCGATCGCGCCGTCGGGCCTGGCGGCCGGCGTTCATAACGAAAACCACGAAACGGTCATGCACGACCTCGAAATGGTCAAGAAGGCGGGTCTCACCGACCATACCGCCCATGGCAAGAGCCATACGGACTTCGCCGAGGCGCTGGCGATGGCGGAAATATACGAGATCGGCGCATACACCGGCTGCCGCGCCCATGTCGTCCATTGCTCGATCGGGCGCGGCATCGAGATCTGCGAGGGCTATCGCCGTCAGGGGTTCGACGCCAGCGTCGAGGTTTGCATCCACTATTTCGTATTCAGCGAGGACGAGGACGGCGCGCGCCTCGGCGGCAAGGCCAAGATCAACCCGCCCATCCGTCCGGCCAGCGAGCGCGAGGCGCTCTGGCGCCATCTTGCGGCGGGCAACATCGATCTCGTCTCGACAGACCATGTCGCCTGGTCGCTCGACCGCAAGAACGATCCGGACATGCTCAAGAACGCCTCGGGCGGACCCAGCATCGAGGTGATGGTGCCGCTGCTGGTCAAGGGCTGCCTGGAGCGCGGTGTCGATCTGTCGATGGCCGCCCGGGTCCTGTCGGGCAATCCGGCCCGTCATTTCCGCCTGCAGCCCCGCAAGGGCGCCCTCTGGGCCGGCGCGGAGGCCGATTTCTCCATCATCGATCCGACCGAGGCGCCATGGACCGTGGAGGCAAGCCAGACAGTTTCCGACTGGAGCCTCTACGACGGCATGTCGCTGCCGCAGGTCAGGGCCACCTATGTGCGCGGCCAGAAGGTCTGGGACGGCAAGGATGTCGTCTCCGCCGAGGGTTTCGGCGGATTCGTCAAACCCTTCGGCCGTGCTTGA
- a CDS encoding response regulator transcription factor, protein MRALVVEDDQRIASDLDAALGAAGFVVESCADGEDAWFLGDTEDYALIVLDLGLPGMDGLSVLKRWRANGRNMPVLVLTARGAWMERVEGIEAGADDYLPKPFRMEELVARARALVRRAAGQGAAVHDIGALTVDTNRMSVAVRGVPVRVTALEYRLLAYLALSNGRVVPPGELLEHLYGDDDAREANALEAIIARLRRKLGAGIIGTRRGFGYFLEGSAA, encoded by the coding sequence ATGCGGGCACTCGTCGTCGAGGATGATCAGCGGATCGCGTCCGATCTCGACGCCGCCCTCGGCGCGGCGGGGTTCGTCGTCGAGAGTTGTGCGGATGGCGAGGACGCCTGGTTCCTGGGCGACACGGAGGATTATGCGTTGATCGTGCTCGATCTGGGCCTGCCGGGAATGGACGGGCTGAGCGTGCTCAAGCGCTGGCGCGCGAACGGGCGCAACATGCCGGTGCTCGTGCTGACCGCGCGGGGCGCGTGGATGGAGCGCGTCGAAGGCATCGAGGCGGGGGCCGACGACTATCTGCCCAAGCCGTTTCGGATGGAGGAACTGGTCGCCAGGGCGCGGGCGCTGGTCAGGCGCGCGGCGGGCCAGGGCGCGGCGGTGCACGACATCGGCGCGCTGACGGTCGACACCAACCGGATGAGCGTCGCCGTTCGCGGCGTTCCGGTGCGGGTGACAGCGCTCGAATACCGGCTGCTGGCCTATCTGGCGCTGAGCAATGGCCGCGTCGTGCCGCCCGGCGAACTGCTCGAACATCTCTACGGCGACGACGATGCGCGCGAGGCCAACGCGCTCGAAGCCATCATCGCGCGGCTGCGCCGCAAGCTGGGCGCGGGGATCATCGGCACGCGACGCGGCTTCGGCTATTTCCTGGAAGGGTCAGCGGCTTGA
- a CDS encoding TRAP transporter permease, whose protein sequence is MSGASSTQGQARPSGDDVAHLQEIVDPETNFRSVMGFTARFVTVLAFGLSAYHFYTAGFGVLTEVIHRSVHLAVSMALIFLLFSRADSLWTTRSTVATAFFSGCYLWISWNVWTELELAAAAPESILFWLAVALIVLLSLPNLTGNRIAGRRESGIGPTDYLLMIVAASFSLYLIVFFDEIFIARVGQPIARDYLMGALALILVAEATRRTIGSALPAIGMFCLFYAVLGPDLPAEIAHRGFSMQRIINHLYLGTEGIYGVATGVVATFVFHFILFGVVAQISGLGQLFIGLSTAIAGRFSGGPAKVSVVSSSMFGMISGSTVANTVTTGSLTIPLMKKTGFRAPFAGAVEASASAGGQMTPPIMGAAAFVMAESLGVPYVELILIAILPAAFHYLSVLLSVHFEAKRLGLGALPADQIPSALAVARQYWHLALPPIAMVTLLLMRFTPFTAAFWGIILVIVASYIPLLARSVGVPALAGGGDGNALTPRRIVGAFEEGARFTLAITATCACVGFILGTVTLTGIGFKLSAAVLSAAQMGADLIALVDPFDLISDRGAILFCALVLTAMACILMGCGMPTVPLYIILSAIVAPALLEFGVPLLATHFAVFYFGLLSDLTPPFALAAFAGAAVAQADPMRTAIIGFRLSIAKLLVPFMFVYSPALLLIDFEPATFALALASGILSIVSLAVGFTGFAFAPLGKARSRILMLCGLCLVFDHVPTIAVAALVAIVILASNFRDARRAVTGEV, encoded by the coding sequence ATGAGCGGCGCGAGTTCGACACAAGGCCAGGCGCGGCCATCGGGTGACGACGTCGCCCATCTCCAGGAAATCGTCGATCCCGAGACGAACTTCCGGTCCGTCATGGGGTTCACGGCAAGGTTCGTCACCGTGCTGGCGTTCGGACTGTCGGCATACCATTTCTATACGGCCGGCTTCGGCGTCCTCACCGAGGTGATCCACCGCTCGGTGCACCTGGCCGTCTCGATGGCGCTCATCTTCCTGCTGTTCTCGCGCGCGGACAGCCTCTGGACCACCCGCTCGACGGTCGCCACGGCGTTCTTCTCGGGCTGCTATCTCTGGATTAGCTGGAACGTGTGGACCGAGCTCGAGCTTGCGGCGGCGGCGCCCGAATCGATCCTGTTCTGGCTCGCCGTTGCCCTGATCGTGCTCCTGTCGCTGCCCAACCTGACCGGCAACCGGATCGCCGGGCGACGTGAAAGCGGAATCGGGCCGACCGACTATCTGCTGATGATCGTGGCGGCCAGCTTCTCTCTCTACCTGATCGTCTTCTTCGACGAGATATTCATCGCTCGTGTCGGCCAGCCGATCGCCCGCGATTATCTCATGGGCGCGCTCGCCCTGATCCTCGTGGCCGAGGCGACGCGCCGCACGATCGGCTCGGCATTGCCGGCGATCGGCATGTTCTGCCTGTTCTATGCCGTGCTCGGGCCGGACCTGCCCGCCGAGATCGCCCATCGCGGCTTCAGCATGCAGCGCATCATCAACCATCTGTATCTGGGCACCGAAGGCATCTATGGCGTTGCGACGGGCGTCGTCGCCACGTTCGTCTTCCATTTCATCCTGTTCGGCGTCGTCGCGCAGATCTCGGGTCTCGGCCAGCTCTTCATCGGCCTTTCCACGGCCATCGCGGGCCGATTCTCCGGCGGTCCGGCCAAGGTTTCGGTCGTCTCGTCGTCCATGTTCGGCATGATTTCCGGATCGACCGTGGCGAACACCGTCACCACCGGTTCGCTGACCATTCCGCTGATGAAGAAGACTGGCTTCCGCGCCCCGTTCGCGGGCGCCGTCGAGGCGTCGGCCAGCGCCGGCGGCCAGATGACCCCACCCATCATGGGCGCGGCGGCCTTCGTGATGGCCGAGTCGCTGGGCGTGCCTTATGTGGAACTGATCCTGATCGCCATCCTGCCGGCCGCCTTCCACTATCTGTCGGTGCTGCTGTCGGTGCACTTCGAGGCGAAACGGCTGGGGCTGGGCGCGCTGCCGGCCGACCAGATACCGAGCGCCCTGGCGGTCGCCCGCCAGTACTGGCACCTCGCCTTGCCGCCGATCGCCATGGTGACGCTGCTTCTTATGCGCTTCACCCCGTTCACGGCCGCCTTCTGGGGCATCATCCTGGTGATCGTGGCGTCCTACATACCGCTGCTCGCCCGGTCCGTCGGCGTGCCGGCTCTGGCGGGCGGCGGCGATGGTAACGCGCTCACGCCGCGGCGGATCGTCGGCGCGTTCGAAGAAGGAGCGCGCTTCACGCTCGCCATCACGGCGACCTGCGCCTGCGTCGGCTTCATACTGGGCACGGTGACGTTGACCGGCATCGGCTTCAAACTGTCGGCAGCCGTCCTGTCGGCCGCCCAGATGGGGGCCGACCTGATCGCCCTGGTCGATCCGTTCGACCTGATCAGCGACCGTGGCGCTATCCTGTTCTGCGCGCTCGTTCTGACCGCGATGGCCTGCATCCTGATGGGCTGCGGCATGCCGACCGTGCCGCTCTACATCATCCTGTCGGCGATCGTCGCACCGGCGCTTCTGGAGTTCGGCGTTCCGCTGCTCGCGACCCATTTCGCCGTCTTCTATTTCGGCCTTCTGTCGGACCTGACGCCGCCGTTCGCGCTTGCCGCGTTCGCCGGTGCGGCGGTCGCTCAAGCGGACCCGATGCGCACCGCCATCATCGGTTTCCGTCTGTCGATCGCCAAGCTGCTGGTGCCGTTCATGTTCGTCTACAGCCCTGCGCTGCTGCTGATCGACTTCGAGCCCGCCACGTTCGCGCTGGCGCTCGCGAGCGGCATCCTGTCCATTGTGTCGCTGGCAGTCGGCTTCACCGGTTTCGCATTCGCCCCGCTGGGCAAGGCCCGTTCGCGCATCCTCATGCTTTGCGGTCTCTGCCTGGTGTTCGATCACGTGCCGACGATCGCAGTGGCAGCCCTGGTTGCCATCGTGATCCTGGCCAGCAACTTCCGCGACGCACGGCGCGCGGTGACCGGGGAGGTCTGA
- a CDS encoding PepSY domain-containing protein — translation MKHATLIVTAAALAIGSFAITAQASDGKVLEAIPATGERMSMSEVIGKLEAEGYRVDEIEFDDDGYYDVDLYDANGREIDVDIHPVTGKVLEWRVDR, via the coding sequence ATGAAACACGCAACCCTCATCGTCACCGCCGCCGCACTCGCCATCGGCAGCTTCGCCATCACCGCACAGGCCTCCGACGGCAAGGTCCTTGAAGCCATCCCGGCGACCGGCGAAAGGATGAGCATGTCCGAAGTCATCGGCAAGCTCGAGGCGGAGGGCTACCGGGTCGACGAGATCGAGTTCGACGACGACGGCTACTACGATGTCGATCTGTACGATGCCAATGGCCGCGAGATCGATGTCGATATCCATCCGGTCACCGGCAAGGTGCTCGAGTGGAGGGTCGATCGCTGA
- a CDS encoding sensor histidine kinase — protein MTRLSLRWRLVVAGAAAIIVALGLAAAGLAALFAGHVERRAIAELEVHLDQVLAGLARDEMGALFVAPPADPRFQRPYGGLYWQIDLATDTLRSRSLWDYRLDLPADEVADGAVHVHRIGGPGEASLLALERMVSLPAPLGGGRVRAAVALDAAELDAARNAFLADLAPYLGLLAVVLIAAGWVQVGVGLRPMRRIGARVAAIRSGRADRIGEDWPAEVRPLAAELDGLLAAREADIVRARARAGDLAHGLKTPLQALMGEAGRLSQAGDGAHAGSIEAIARAMQRHVDRELARTRVAAEAVASRCDAAGVGRRVVEVARRTATGEGLTWHVDAGPQVPMAAIDAADLAEALGALVENAARHARDRVDLVVAHADGAVSVAVRDDGPGIAPDLLEKVTARGIRLDETGTGLGLAIAADIAEAAGGRLALANRPDGFEARLVLPAAAS, from the coding sequence TTGACGCGGCTGTCGCTGCGCTGGCGTCTGGTCGTCGCGGGGGCGGCGGCGATCATCGTCGCGCTCGGCCTTGCGGCGGCCGGGCTTGCCGCCCTGTTCGCCGGCCACGTCGAACGGCGCGCCATCGCCGAACTGGAAGTGCATCTGGATCAGGTGCTGGCCGGGCTCGCGCGCGACGAAATGGGCGCTCTTTTCGTCGCGCCGCCCGCCGATCCCCGCTTCCAGCGGCCCTATGGCGGGCTCTACTGGCAGATCGACCTGGCGACCGACACGCTGCGCTCGCGGTCGCTGTGGGACTACCGTCTCGACCTGCCGGCCGACGAAGTCGCCGACGGGGCCGTCCATGTCCACAGGATCGGCGGGCCGGGCGAGGCGTCGCTGCTGGCGCTCGAACGCATGGTGTCGCTGCCCGCGCCGCTCGGCGGCGGACGCGTGCGTGCGGCTGTGGCTCTCGATGCGGCCGAGCTCGACGCCGCGCGCAACGCCTTCCTCGCCGATCTGGCGCCGTATCTGGGTCTGCTCGCGGTCGTGCTGATCGCGGCCGGCTGGGTCCAGGTCGGCGTCGGCCTCAGACCGATGCGGCGGATCGGCGCGCGCGTCGCCGCCATCCGTTCGGGCCGCGCCGACAGGATCGGCGAGGACTGGCCGGCCGAAGTGCGACCGCTCGCCGCCGAACTCGACGGACTTCTCGCCGCGCGCGAGGCGGACATCGTCCGTGCCCGCGCCCGCGCGGGCGATCTCGCGCACGGGCTGAAGACACCGCTGCAGGCGCTGATGGGCGAAGCCGGGCGCCTGTCGCAGGCCGGCGATGGCGCGCATGCCGGGAGCATCGAGGCGATCGCCCGCGCCATGCAGCGCCATGTCGACCGTGAACTGGCGCGCACGCGCGTCGCCGCCGAGGCGGTCGCCTCCCGCTGCGATGCGGCCGGGGTCGGCCGCCGGGTCGTCGAGGTCGCGCGCCGGACGGCGACGGGCGAAGGGCTGACCTGGCACGTGGACGCCGGACCGCAGGTTCCGATGGCCGCGATCGACGCGGCGGACCTTGCCGAGGCGCTCGGCGCGCTGGTCGAGAACGCGGCCCGCCATGCGCGCGACCGGGTCGACCTGGTGGTTGCGCACGCGGACGGCGCGGTCAGCGTTGCGGTGCGCGACGACGGGCCGGGGATCGCGCCGGATCTTCTCGAAAAGGTGACCGCGCGCGGCATTCGCCTTGATGAGACCGGGACGGGGCTCGGGCTTGCCATCGCCGCCGACATCGCGGAGGCGGCCGGCGGCCGGCTGGCACTTGCCAACCGTCCCGACGGGTTCGAGGCGCGCCTGGTCCTGCCGGCGGCGGCATCATAG
- a CDS encoding PepSY domain-containing protein: MRKSLLPLLVAMLVVPGTVGADDQDRALQAVERGEIMPLAEILAIVDERFGGRVIEIELDRDDGLYVYEMELVSAQGRLYEVYVDAASGRIIELEAEDDSYDDDYEDYEDYEDDRD, from the coding sequence ATGCGCAAATCCCTCCTGCCATTGCTCGTCGCGATGCTCGTCGTTCCCGGGACGGTCGGTGCCGACGATCAGGATCGCGCGCTTCAGGCCGTCGAGCGCGGCGAGATCATGCCGCTCGCCGAAATCCTCGCCATCGTCGACGAACGGTTCGGCGGTCGGGTGATCGAGATCGAACTGGACCGGGACGACGGCCTCTACGTCTACGAAATGGAACTGGTCAGCGCGCAAGGGCGGCTCTACGAGGTCTATGTGGACGCCGCGAGCGGACGGATCATCGAACTGGAAGCCGAAGATGATTCCTATGACGACGATTACGAAGACTATGAAGACTATGAAGACGACCGGGACTGA
- a CDS encoding aspartate/glutamate racemase family protein, whose protein sequence is MVILSNARVLIINPNSNAAVTGAMAKAVAGLSGSTGVDFDTRSLDGAPLGIESDLDAAVVAPLLAQMVRDEDDRYDAFIIGCFLDPGLQACRTVTDKPVFGIGECGVFAALTHADQFGVLALSEASVGRHKPIFRRLGVADRLAGELPLSISVADAVGNEAVYPKLGEAARTLRDTHGAGAVVLGCAGMAGHRSRLQRDTGMVVIDPVQAAAARALGALLPT, encoded by the coding sequence ATGGTCATTCTCAGCAACGCGCGGGTATTGATCATCAACCCCAACTCCAATGCGGCGGTCACCGGCGCCATGGCAAAGGCCGTTGCTGGCCTTTCGGGCTCGACGGGAGTGGACTTCGACACACGGTCCCTCGACGGCGCGCCGCTCGGGATCGAAAGCGACCTCGATGCCGCTGTCGTTGCGCCTCTTCTGGCTCAGATGGTTCGCGACGAGGACGACCGCTACGACGCCTTCATCATCGGATGCTTTCTCGACCCGGGCCTTCAGGCGTGCCGCACGGTGACCGACAAGCCCGTGTTCGGCATCGGTGAATGCGGTGTCTTCGCCGCCCTGACGCATGCCGACCAGTTCGGCGTGCTGGCATTGTCCGAGGCATCGGTGGGTCGCCACAAGCCGATCTTTCGCCGGCTCGGCGTGGCCGACAGGCTGGCCGGCGAGTTGCCGCTGTCGATCAGCGTCGCCGACGCGGTCGGCAATGAGGCGGTCTATCCGAAACTAGGCGAGGCGGCACGGACACTGCGCGACACGCACGGCGCCGGCGCGGTCGTTCTGGGATGCGCGGGCATGGCCGGGCATCGCAGCCGGCTTCAGCGCGACACCGGCATGGTCGTGATCGATCCGGTCCAGGCCGCGGCGGCGCGGGCCCTCGGTGCGCTTCTGCCGACATGA
- a CDS encoding TAXI family TRAP transporter solute-binding subunit, producing MSFANWKSKAAAVAASMVVAVAAVGPAASAERIFFGIATGSTGGVYYPLGGMIAQVISNNAQVDGARIIATAETGNASVANARLLQDEAIEAGMMGADIADQAYRGTAQFDDGAVTNLRAIGALFPETVQVVVRSESGIESFEDLAGKTVSSGPAGSGMYQLFGDVLDVFGMERDDVREDFSSFSQAVDKLRDGNIDAFFAIGGLPTVAIQDLASSHDIRLLALTDDEIARIREAQPYYSSTVVPAGTYEGQDEDIQTLGLRALLVAHDGLEDDVVYAVTKAIYDNTETLAKVHVQGRNVALESALDSVSIPVHPGAARFFEEAGIELE from the coding sequence ATGTCATTTGCAAACTGGAAATCGAAGGCGGCGGCAGTCGCCGCGAGCATGGTCGTGGCTGTAGCGGCCGTCGGTCCGGCGGCTTCGGCCGAACGGATATTTTTCGGCATAGCCACGGGATCGACCGGAGGGGTCTACTATCCGCTCGGCGGCATGATCGCCCAGGTGATCTCCAACAACGCCCAGGTCGACGGCGCGCGCATCATCGCGACCGCCGAGACCGGCAACGCGTCGGTCGCCAATGCGCGCCTTCTGCAGGACGAGGCGATCGAGGCCGGCATGATGGGCGCCGACATTGCCGATCAGGCCTATCGTGGCACGGCCCAGTTCGATGACGGGGCGGTGACCAACCTGCGGGCCATCGGCGCGCTGTTCCCCGAAACGGTTCAGGTCGTCGTGCGCAGCGAATCCGGCATCGAGAGCTTTGAAGATCTCGCGGGCAAGACCGTTTCGTCCGGCCCCGCCGGCTCGGGCATGTATCAGCTCTTCGGCGACGTGCTCGACGTCTTCGGCATGGAGCGGGACGATGTCCGCGAAGACTTCTCCAGCTTCAGCCAGGCTGTCGACAAACTCCGCGACGGCAACATCGACGCCTTCTTCGCGATCGGCGGTTTGCCGACCGTTGCGATCCAGGATCTCGCGAGCAGCCATGATATCCGCCTGCTTGCCCTGACCGACGATGAGATCGCGCGGATCCGCGAAGCCCAGCCCTATTACTCGTCCACCGTGGTGCCGGCCGGCACCTATGAAGGTCAGGACGAGGACATCCAGACGCTCGGATTGCGTGCCCTGCTGGTGGCGCATGACGGCCTGGAGGATGATGTCGTCTACGCGGTGACCAAGGCGATCTACGACAACACCGAGACGCTGGCGAAGGTGCATGTCCAGGGCCGAAATGTGGCCCTTGAGAGCGCGCTCGACTCTGTCTCCATCCCCGTTCATCCGGGCGCCGCGCGTTTCTTCGAAGAAGCCGGCATCGAGCTCGAGTGA
- a CDS encoding Zn-dependent hydrolase: protein MLSGQTPSTLSINADRLWQRIAELAAITDPDRPYSRVAFSDLHAEGRQWLTGQMKQAGLDVRIDAGANLIGRLAGSENGRAAIVSGSHTDTVPRGGRFDGIAGVLVALEVAQTLAENGERLRHPFEVVDFLAEEPNKYGFSCIGSRAIAGVLTEQQLAYVAADGTSTAEGIAAMGGDPERLGSPLRDRDDLAGFFELHIEQGVVLEQDAVDIGIVTDIVGITRYRIRLTGEAAHAGTTPMNRRKDALVAAAILVQEAETLASTQQTDGAYLVATVGKLDVVPNGSNVVPGFVDLAIEVRSNSNEQVDRFYETFLARFREVCNRRDIALQADRISDGAAIGCDQAVQSALVEAAEMNRASYVRMPSGAGHDAAYMARIGPSGMIFIPCLKGRSHCPEEWADKKALATGAQVMLDGIRLYDRRL, encoded by the coding sequence GTGCTTTCAGGTCAGACCCCATCCACGCTTTCGATCAATGCTGACCGGCTGTGGCAGCGCATCGCGGAACTCGCCGCGATCACGGATCCGGATCGGCCCTACAGCCGCGTCGCCTTCAGCGATCTCCACGCGGAGGGCAGGCAATGGCTGACCGGGCAGATGAAGCAGGCCGGCCTCGATGTGCGCATCGACGCCGGTGCGAACCTGATCGGCCGGCTGGCCGGTTCGGAGAACGGGCGCGCCGCCATCGTCAGCGGTTCGCACACCGACACGGTTCCCCGTGGTGGCCGCTTCGACGGCATCGCCGGTGTGCTTGTGGCACTGGAAGTGGCCCAGACGCTGGCGGAGAACGGCGAGCGGCTGCGTCATCCATTCGAGGTGGTCGATTTTCTTGCCGAGGAGCCGAACAAGTATGGCTTCTCCTGCATCGGCAGCCGCGCGATTGCCGGCGTACTCACCGAGCAGCAACTTGCCTACGTCGCCGCTGACGGAACCAGCACGGCCGAGGGCATCGCCGCCATGGGCGGCGACCCGGAACGTCTCGGCTCGCCCCTGCGCGACCGGGACGATCTGGCCGGGTTCTTCGAACTGCATATCGAACAGGGCGTGGTCCTTGAACAGGATGCGGTCGATATCGGCATCGTCACGGACATCGTCGGTATCACGCGCTACCGGATCAGGCTTACCGGGGAGGCGGCCCACGCGGGCACCACGCCCATGAACCGGCGCAAGGACGCGCTCGTCGCGGCGGCGATACTGGTTCAGGAAGCCGAGACGCTGGCGTCGACCCAGCAGACCGACGGAGCCTATCTGGTCGCCACCGTGGGCAAGCTGGATGTCGTTCCCAACGGATCGAATGTCGTGCCCGGCTTCGTCGATCTTGCGATCGAGGTCCGCTCCAACAGCAACGAACAGGTCGATCGCTTCTACGAGACATTTCTCGCCAGATTTCGGGAAGTCTGCAATCGGCGCGACATCGCGCTCCAGGCGGACAGGATCAGCGACGGCGCCGCGATCGGCTGCGATCAGGCCGTGCAATCGGCGCTGGTGGAGGCGGCCGAAATGAACCGGGCAAGCTATGTCCGGATGCCGAGCGGCGCGGGCCACGATGCGGCCTACATGGCGCGGATCGGCCCGAGCGGCATGATCTTCATTCCGTGCCTGAAAGGCCGCAGTCACTGCCCGGAAGAGTGGGCGGACAAGAAGGCCCTCGCCACGGGCGCGCAGGTCATGCTCGACGGCATACGTCTGTATGACCGGCGGCTGTGA